The following proteins come from a genomic window of Liolophura sinensis isolate JHLJ2023 chromosome 13, CUHK_Ljap_v2, whole genome shotgun sequence:
- the LOC135480633 gene encoding alpha-tubulin N-acetyltransferase 1-like yields MEFDFNINMLFGDVVSKVDHRVMPFNRSADLFKEHRSLMMKVLDRMGEASAKAQGLHGPITSGRKLELSDHHLYIMKDPDKNGSSGVVIGFIKVGRKKLFVYDNNGVQHEMNPLCVLDFYVHESRQRRGCGRRLFQHMLQSESVKAQHLAIDRPSAMFTGFLQKHYGLKVVVPQVNNFVVFDGFFKERTDMLGRGGRTGSAGRPPVFPYRRPDVHSRGGHDQIDRFGRRTYHPPSTRPPSGRRQSSATIKIEQEKSALKDVCVRPLPMEVETKTHVQSDLCRKTPPLESLHLNLNGLTRRPGSQSGMTAGVSRYSRHGRSSATPPPRQNSANRSRQNSATQQRQRDVMISNNAVIAAPDVNGNIGMTKRETTPPLLRREVTPVNHHDYMTRGGHLKLAPNATVPSLPSVNTHQATCKEPTSAMSKADSLARNLTSNTTWTVFGIIPSGYQHRQYSQHKYHHTKLW; encoded by the exons atgGAGTTTGATTTTAACATCAATATGCTTTTTGGCGATGTCGTAAGCAAAGTCGACCATAGAGTGATGCCGTTTAATCGATCGGCTGACCT atTTAAAGAACATCGCAGCCTTATGATGAAAGTGCTTGATAGGATGGGAGAGGCTTCTGCCAAG GCTCAAGGATTACATGGACCAATAACATCAGGCAGAAAACTGGAGTTGTCAGATCATCACTTGTATATCATGAAGGACCCGGATAAAAATGG TAGCTCTGGTGTGGTGATTGGGTTTATAAAAGTTGGTCGTAAGAAGTTATTCGTGTATGATAACAACGGTGTGCAGCACGAGATGAACCCGCTGTGCGTCCTCGACTTTTACGTTCATGAGTCCCGGCAGAGAAGGGGGTGTGGCAGACGATTGTTTCAGCATATGCTTCAG AGTGAGTCAGTGAAAGCCCAACATTTGGCTATAGACAGGCCCTCTGCCATGTTCACTGGGTTTTTACAGAAGCACTATGGACTTAAGGTTGTTGTTCCACAAGTCAACAATTTTGTAGTCTTTGATGGCTTCTTCAAAGAGAGAACAG ACATGCTGGGTCGTGGTGGGAGGACAGGTTCTGCAGGCAGACCCCCCGTTTTCCCTTACAGGAGACCAG ATGTTCACAGTAGAGGAGGCCATGATCAGATTGACCGCTTCGGCAGACGGACGTACCACCCGCCCTCCACACGACCGCCCTCTGGCAGGAGACAGAGTTCAGCCACTATCAAAATAGAACAAGAG aagTCTGCTTTGAAAGATGTCTGTGTGAGACCATTACCCATGGAGGTAGAAACAAAGACACACGTCCAATCTGACCTATGCAGGAAAACACCTCCACTTGA ATCTTTACATCTAAATCTGAACGGTTTGACACGACGACCTGGTAGTCAGTCAGGCATGACTGCAGGGGTCAGTCGGTATAGCCGACATGGCAGAAGTAGTGCAACTCCTCCTCCTCGGCAAAACAGTGCAAACCGGTCCAGACAAAATAGTGCCACACAGCAGAGACAGAGGGATGTTATGATCTCAAATAATGCAGTCATTGCAGCCCCAGATGTGAATGGAAATATTGGAATGACAAAACGAG AAACCACTCCCCCGTTACTACGTCGGGAAGTGACACCTGTCAATCACCATGACTACATGACGAGAGGAGGGCACTTGAAACTGGCACCAAATGCAACAGTCCCAAG TCTTCCAAGTGTGAACACTCACCAAGCAACCTGTAAAGAGCCAACCAGTGCCATGTCAAAAGCAGACAGTTTAGCCAGAAATTTGACATCAAATACAACATGGACAGTGTTTGGTATTATACCTTCAGGATATCAACATAGACAGTACAGTCAACACAAATATCATCACACAAAACTGTGGTGA